From Endozoicomonas sp. 8E, the proteins below share one genomic window:
- a CDS encoding NAD-glutamate dehydrogenase: MGHRETMERKEYLDKIIEELSSQIPEQQKEALREFVYQYYSMDIRRELNKCRRRDLLGSTLSFWKFIQHHDPDSPEIEVLNPDYPHHGWHSTHTILRLIHRDMPFLVDSLRMKLNERGLTIHNLRNTVIHNRRDSQFNLVFDMSTEATVHREAIIFVEIDRQDNEEELEAVAEQVAAVMADVARVVEDYRSMSSRVEQLASSMVGGQAEQVKEFLNWLLNNNFTFLGYEELRVAESEGQRQIIRPSDSLLGLLRTTHKGEIGQHELEPFIEKDFFEQKDWLSFSKAAVRSSVHRPAYPDFITVRQFAEDGSVVGETRIVGLYTSPVYRQSPFSIPYINHKAREVIERSELDPKSHHGKDLEQVLEVFPRDELFQTPREQLFTTAMSILRIQERKKIRIYIRQDPYGTFCSALVFVPRDVYSTSLRLKMEEILCRRLCAVDSEFTTYFSESVLARVHFIFKLRGRIEYDLEAINDELTLATRSWIDEFRSALLESNGEAKGNQLVARYASGFSAGYKEAFSPESAVVDVEHFERINEKSTLSMGFYRSLDDEPGRIHFKLYHYIEPLPLADQIPIIENLGLRVLAEYPYLIRKSDGQLIWIHDFLLCYDPQKSMDIQKVDKTFKEAFEKVWFGEAENDRFNLLVLACGMSWRQVAMLRSYSRYIKQIRMGFSQTYIAETLCNNIEITRMLVALFETRFNPELSLSNSQRLGRQQQIQQAILEALDQVTVLTEDQIVRRFQSVIMATLRTNFYQLDCDGNTKSYISYKLSPREIPDIPKPAPLYEIFVYSPRVEGIHLRGGKVARGGLRWSDRVEDYRTEVLGLVKAQQVKNALIVPVGAKGGFVAKQLPVDGHREAIMEEGVACYQTFIRALLDITDNLSESDVIHPKSVVFYDDDDTYLVVAADKGTATFSDVANEIAHEYDFWLGDAFASGGSVGYDHKKMGITAKGAWVSVQRHFRERGVNVQEDPISVIGVGDMSGDVFGNGMLSSETLEMVAAFNHQHIFVDPNPDVKRSYLERLRLFNLPRSSWQDYDKSLISKGGGIFSRNAKSVTISNEMKERFDIKAGRMTPNELIRSLLRAPVDLIWNGGIGTYVKAINESHADVGDKANDPLRINGCELRAKVVGEGGNLGLSQLGRVEYSLQGGALNTDFIDNSGGVDCSDHEVNIKILLNDIVASGDMTVKQRNALLERMTDDVSRLVLSNNYRQTQALSLAELEVRNRMDEYRRFMEYLEGEGKLDRSIEFLPDNEALAERLSAGQGLTRPELSLLISYSKADLKEALISSDVIDEPYMTRELHTSFPDTLVEKFSEQIDQHRLRREIVATQTANHMIDMMGITHVLRVHQTTGASAAEIARAFMVSREVFGISDYWQAIENMDNQIPSSVQQKMMVSLIKLTRRASRWFIRLKRQDLVAAECIEHFGPLISSFIESFTEYLSESEREELDSKMAEMISHQVPKNLAKVVCSLRHLLSALSIIQAADQTGQPIEKVARTYFAVGERLELNWYSAQLGNIEVTNHWQSLARNSIRDELTWQQIALTVALLNTGSEEEDLTLKLDEWMVQHQGLVARWQAMLSEIRSASVHEMVMFTVANRELMGLAQAS; encoded by the coding sequence ATGGGTCATCGCGAGACTATGGAACGAAAGGAGTATCTGGACAAAATTATTGAGGAGTTAAGCAGCCAGATACCCGAACAGCAGAAAGAAGCCCTTCGTGAATTTGTGTACCAGTACTATTCCATGGATATCCGACGGGAGTTGAACAAATGCAGGCGTCGGGACCTTCTGGGCTCAACCCTTTCGTTCTGGAAGTTTATCCAGCACCATGATCCTGACAGTCCGGAAATAGAGGTATTGAATCCGGATTATCCCCACCATGGCTGGCACTCAACCCATACCATACTCAGACTGATTCATCGGGATATGCCTTTCCTGGTGGACTCCCTCAGAATGAAACTGAATGAGCGTGGCTTGACCATACATAACCTGCGCAATACCGTCATTCATAACCGCAGGGACAGCCAGTTTAACCTGGTGTTCGATATGAGCACCGAGGCCACGGTTCACAGGGAAGCGATTATCTTCGTAGAGATTGATCGTCAGGATAATGAAGAAGAGCTGGAGGCCGTTGCCGAGCAGGTGGCCGCGGTGATGGCTGATGTGGCCAGGGTGGTTGAAGACTACCGGTCCATGTCGAGTCGTGTCGAGCAGTTGGCAAGCTCTATGGTCGGGGGGCAGGCAGAGCAGGTTAAGGAGTTTCTGAACTGGCTGTTGAACAACAACTTTACGTTTCTCGGTTACGAAGAGCTCCGGGTGGCAGAAAGTGAAGGTCAGCGCCAGATTATTCGTCCTTCCGATTCATTGCTGGGACTTTTGAGAACCACCCATAAGGGGGAAATCGGTCAGCACGAACTGGAGCCTTTTATAGAAAAGGACTTCTTTGAGCAGAAAGACTGGCTTTCCTTCTCCAAGGCGGCTGTCCGATCCAGTGTTCATCGTCCCGCTTATCCCGATTTCATCACGGTAAGACAATTTGCAGAGGATGGCTCGGTGGTGGGTGAGACCAGAATTGTGGGTCTCTATACCTCTCCGGTTTATCGTCAGAGCCCTTTCTCGATACCTTATATCAATCACAAGGCCCGGGAAGTGATTGAGCGTTCCGAGCTGGATCCCAAAAGTCATCACGGCAAGGATCTGGAGCAGGTTCTGGAAGTTTTCCCCCGTGATGAACTGTTTCAGACACCCAGAGAGCAACTGTTCACCACGGCAATGTCCATCCTCAGGATTCAGGAGCGCAAGAAGATCCGGATCTATATCCGTCAGGACCCTTATGGCACTTTTTGTTCCGCACTGGTGTTTGTCCCCCGAGATGTCTATAGCACCAGCCTGCGGCTCAAGATGGAAGAGATTCTCTGCCGACGGCTCTGTGCGGTTGACTCGGAGTTCACCACGTATTTTTCCGAGTCTGTTCTGGCCAGGGTGCACTTTATATTCAAGCTGCGTGGGCGAATTGAGTATGATCTGGAGGCGATCAATGATGAGCTGACCCTGGCCACCCGCTCCTGGATTGATGAGTTTCGTTCAGCGCTTCTGGAATCCAATGGCGAAGCCAAGGGCAATCAACTGGTTGCCAGATATGCCTCAGGATTTTCTGCCGGTTACAAAGAGGCATTTTCGCCAGAGTCAGCGGTTGTTGATGTTGAACACTTTGAGCGCATCAATGAAAAATCAACACTGTCTATGGGATTCTACCGCTCTCTGGACGATGAGCCTGGGCGTATTCATTTCAAGCTGTATCACTATATCGAACCACTGCCACTGGCTGACCAGATCCCGATTATTGAGAACCTGGGGCTGAGGGTGCTGGCTGAGTATCCCTACCTGATTCGCAAGAGCGATGGTCAGCTGATCTGGATTCATGACTTTCTGTTGTGCTATGACCCACAAAAGTCGATGGATATCCAGAAAGTTGACAAGACCTTCAAGGAGGCATTTGAAAAGGTCTGGTTCGGGGAAGCTGAGAATGACCGGTTTAATCTGCTGGTGCTGGCTTGTGGTATGAGCTGGCGTCAGGTAGCCATGCTGCGATCCTATTCCCGGTACATCAAACAGATTCGGATGGGTTTCAGTCAAACTTATATTGCTGAAACCTTATGCAACAATATAGAAATTACTCGCATGCTGGTGGCCTTGTTCGAAACACGCTTTAACCCTGAGTTGTCTCTGTCCAACTCTCAACGGCTTGGACGACAGCAGCAGATTCAGCAAGCGATTCTTGAGGCTCTGGATCAGGTGACGGTGCTCACTGAAGACCAGATTGTTCGCCGTTTTCAGAGTGTGATCATGGCCACCCTGAGAACCAATTTCTACCAGCTTGATTGTGATGGTAATACAAAGTCGTATATTTCCTATAAATTGTCACCACGGGAAATTCCTGATATTCCAAAGCCAGCGCCACTTTACGAAATTTTTGTTTACTCGCCCAGGGTAGAAGGTATCCATCTCCGGGGTGGCAAAGTCGCGCGGGGAGGGCTGCGCTGGTCTGACCGGGTGGAAGATTACCGGACTGAGGTTCTGGGTCTGGTCAAGGCTCAGCAGGTCAAAAATGCCCTGATTGTTCCGGTGGGTGCCAAAGGAGGTTTTGTTGCCAAACAGCTGCCGGTAGATGGTCATCGGGAAGCCATTATGGAAGAAGGGGTGGCCTGTTATCAGACGTTTATTCGTGCTTTGTTGGATATCACTGATAATCTTTCTGAATCCGATGTTATCCATCCGAAGTCTGTCGTATTTTATGACGATGATGATACTTACCTGGTGGTGGCAGCTGATAAGGGAACCGCCACTTTCTCAGACGTTGCCAATGAGATTGCTCACGAATACGACTTCTGGCTGGGCGATGCTTTTGCCTCCGGAGGCAGTGTCGGTTATGACCATAAGAAAATGGGTATTACTGCCAAAGGGGCCTGGGTTTCGGTACAGCGTCACTTCCGTGAGCGGGGAGTGAATGTTCAGGAAGATCCCATCTCGGTCATTGGCGTCGGAGATATGTCCGGGGATGTTTTTGGTAACGGCATGCTCTCTTCTGAAACATTGGAAATGGTCGCTGCCTTCAACCATCAACATATATTTGTGGATCCAAACCCTGATGTAAAACGCAGTTATCTTGAACGGCTGAGGTTATTTAATCTTCCCCGTTCCAGCTGGCAGGATTATGACAAGTCTCTGATTTCCAAGGGCGGTGGGATCTTCTCCCGCAACGCCAAGTCCGTCACGATATCAAACGAAATGAAGGAGCGCTTTGATATCAAAGCAGGTCGAATGACGCCTAATGAATTGATACGTTCGCTGCTAAGGGCTCCCGTCGATTTGATCTGGAATGGTGGTATTGGCACCTATGTGAAAGCCATTAATGAAAGTCATGCCGATGTGGGTGACAAGGCTAATGACCCACTGCGTATCAACGGCTGTGAGCTCAGGGCCAAAGTGGTAGGTGAAGGTGGTAATCTGGGTCTCAGCCAGTTGGGAAGGGTTGAGTATTCCCTGCAGGGTGGCGCACTGAATACAGACTTTATTGACAATTCTGGCGGGGTTGACTGCTCTGACCACGAAGTAAATATCAAGATTCTTCTCAACGATATTGTCGCCAGTGGTGACATGACCGTGAAACAGCGCAATGCATTACTGGAACGCATGACTGACGATGTTTCCAGACTGGTTCTTTCCAATAACTATCGCCAGACTCAGGCGCTTTCCCTGGCAGAATTAGAAGTCCGCAATCGCATGGATGAATACCGGCGCTTCATGGAGTACCTGGAAGGGGAAGGCAAACTTGACCGGTCTATTGAGTTCCTGCCTGATAATGAAGCCCTTGCAGAACGGTTGTCAGCGGGTCAGGGGTTAACCCGTCCGGAATTGTCGTTGCTGATCTCATACAGTAAAGCGGACCTCAAGGAAGCATTGATCAGTTCGGATGTTATTGATGAGCCCTACATGACCCGTGAGTTGCATACCTCTTTCCCTGATACTCTGGTAGAAAAGTTTTCAGAACAGATTGATCAACACCGTCTGAGAAGGGAAATTGTAGCCACCCAGACAGCTAATCACATGATTGACATGATGGGGATCACTCACGTGCTCAGGGTTCATCAGACCACCGGTGCCAGTGCGGCGGAGATTGCCCGGGCCTTTATGGTCAGTCGGGAGGTTTTCGGTATCTCTGATTACTGGCAGGCCATCGAAAATATGGATAACCAGATTCCCAGCAGTGTGCAGCAGAAAATGATGGTGTCGCTGATCAAACTGACCCGTCGTGCCAGCCGCTGGTTTATCCGGCTCAAACGTCAGGATCTGGTAGCAGCAGAGTGTATTGAACATTTTGGTCCACTGATCAGTAGCTTTATCGAGTCGTTTACTGAATACCTCAGTGAGTCCGAGAGAGAAGAACTGGATAGCAAAATGGCTGAGATGATCAGTCATCAGGTGCCAAAAAATCTGGCCAAAGTCGTTTGTAGCCTGAGACACCTGTTGAGTGCCCTGTCAATTATTCAGGCCGCCGATCAGACCGGGCAGCCTATAGAAAAGGTCGCCCGGACTTACTTTGCAGTGGGTGAGCGACTGGAGCTGAACTGGTACAGCGCACAGTTGGGCAATATAGAGGTTACCAATCACTGGCAGTCATTAGCCCGTAATAGTATTCGTGACGAGTTGACCTGGCAGCAGATCGCTTTGACGGTTGCATTACTCAATACCGGCAGTGAAGAGGAAGACCTTACTCTTAAGCTGGATGAATGGATGGTGCAGCACCAGGGGCTGGTGGCTCGCTGGCAGGCTATGTTATCCGAAATTCGTAGTGCCAGTGTGCACGAAATGGTGATGTTTACTGTGGCCAATCGGGAGCTGATGGGGCTGGCTCAGGCGAGCTAG